From a region of the Defluviitalea raffinosedens genome:
- a CDS encoding lysophospholipid acyltransferase family protein yields MLRTILWFIYFWLYQIIALFFLIKIYFLKKFGTPEKAKTYIHKVTHHWAKSMVRATGSKVCVKGLENVPNNGPVLFVSNHQGNFDIPILMGYIDKPKGFIAKIELSKLPLVSTWMKLIQCVFMDRKDLRQSLKAIDQGIEILKSGQSMVIFPEGTRSKGGPMGEFKKGSLRLAQKTNVPVVPIAISGSYKIMEERKGRITPAEVTVHIGKPILLHELPQDMAKNAIALVESTIKDLLNNNP; encoded by the coding sequence ATGTTACGTACGATTTTATGGTTTATTTATTTTTGGCTCTATCAAATCATAGCACTGTTCTTCCTTATTAAAATTTACTTCCTTAAGAAATTTGGCACTCCCGAAAAAGCAAAAACATACATTCACAAAGTAACCCATCATTGGGCTAAATCTATGGTTCGGGCTACCGGAAGCAAAGTTTGTGTAAAAGGTCTTGAAAATGTCCCAAATAATGGTCCTGTGCTTTTTGTAAGCAATCATCAGGGAAACTTTGATATTCCTATTCTTATGGGTTATATCGATAAACCAAAAGGTTTTATTGCTAAAATCGAACTGTCTAAGCTTCCTCTTGTAAGCACATGGATGAAATTAATCCAATGTGTATTTATGGACAGAAAAGATTTAAGACAGTCCCTTAAAGCAATAGACCAAGGTATTGAAATATTAAAATCAGGGCAATCCATGGTCATTTTCCCTGAAGGTACGAGAAGTAAAGGCGGTCCCATGGGTGAATTCAAAAAAGGAAGCCTGCGCCTGGCCCAAAAAACCAATGTCCCTGTTGTTCCAATTGCAATTTCCGGCTCGTATAAAATCATGGAAGAAAGAAAAGGCCGCATTACTCCGGCTGAAGTAACGGTGCACATTGGAAAACCTATCCTTCTTCATGAACTTCCTCAGGACATGGCTAAAAATGCTATTGCATTAGTTGAATCTACGATTAAAGATTTGCTTAATAATAATCCTTAA
- the uvrC gene encoding excinuclease ABC subunit UvrC produces the protein MFDIQEELKKLPQKPGVYLMKDQFENIIYVGKAVNLRNRVRQYFQNSRNHSPKVQKMVLHIKEFEYIVTDSEVEALILECNLIKKYHPKYNIRLKDDKHYPYIKISVNEAFPKVFMTRKLLKDKAKYFGPYTDGMALKETLELIKKLWPIRTCNRNLPRDIGKERPCLQYHIGQCKAPCAGLISEEEYKKMIAEIISFLDGKYEDVIEDLEKQMVAASEALNFEKAAHLRDQIQSIKRIAQKQKMINASMEDQDVIAFAKKEDEALVQVYFVRGGKVVGREHFLLDGVDETSSKDIMTSFIKQFYAGTTFIPKEIILQEEIEELEIIQSWLSERKGHKVYITIPKKGEKSKLVEMAGKNAELTLSQFGEEMKRKEQRTKGAVEEIQNAIGLENTIHRIEAYDISNTQGIESVGSMVVFEDGKPKRSDYRKFKIKSVLGPNDYASMEEVIRRRFTHALEELKVLKEKGLTVEEGKFTKLPQLILIDGGKGQVHAAQKVLDELNISIPVCGMVKDDKHRTRGLLYHDEEIGPPPGTEGFKLITRIQDEAHRFAIEYHRKLRSKAQIQSVLDEIPGVGTVRKKALLEHFGSVQRLKEASLEEIQQVEGIPDSIAEQIFSFFHQR, from the coding sequence ATGTTTGATATACAGGAAGAACTGAAGAAATTGCCTCAAAAACCAGGGGTTTATCTTATGAAAGACCAGTTTGAGAATATTATTTATGTTGGTAAAGCAGTTAATTTAAGAAATCGTGTAAGACAATACTTTCAAAATTCCAGGAATCATTCTCCCAAGGTACAGAAAATGGTCCTTCATATTAAAGAATTTGAATATATTGTTACAGATTCAGAGGTTGAGGCACTGATCCTCGAATGTAATCTGATTAAAAAATATCATCCAAAGTATAATATTCGCCTAAAAGACGATAAACATTACCCTTATATTAAAATTTCTGTGAATGAAGCTTTTCCTAAAGTATTTATGACCAGAAAGCTTTTAAAAGATAAGGCAAAATACTTTGGCCCCTATACAGATGGAATGGCCTTAAAGGAAACATTGGAACTTATTAAAAAGCTTTGGCCCATTCGTACCTGCAACAGAAATTTGCCGAGAGATATAGGCAAAGAAAGGCCATGCCTTCAATACCATATCGGGCAGTGTAAGGCTCCTTGTGCAGGATTGATTTCTGAAGAAGAATATAAAAAAATGATTGCAGAAATCATTTCATTTTTGGATGGAAAATATGAAGATGTTATAGAAGATTTAGAAAAGCAAATGGTGGCTGCTTCAGAGGCGCTTAATTTCGAAAAAGCAGCCCACTTAAGAGATCAAATTCAAAGCATCAAAAGAATTGCCCAAAAGCAAAAAATGATTAACGCTTCCATGGAAGATCAGGATGTTATCGCTTTTGCAAAAAAAGAAGATGAAGCTTTAGTACAAGTCTATTTTGTCCGAGGAGGCAAGGTGGTCGGAAGAGAGCATTTTCTGTTAGACGGAGTGGATGAAACCAGCTCAAAAGACATTATGACTTCATTTATCAAGCAGTTTTATGCTGGCACGACTTTTATTCCTAAGGAAATTATTCTTCAGGAAGAAATTGAAGAATTAGAGATCATTCAGTCCTGGCTCAGCGAACGCAAAGGACATAAGGTCTATATCACGATTCCTAAAAAAGGAGAAAAGTCTAAATTAGTAGAAATGGCAGGAAAAAATGCAGAACTTACACTGAGCCAATTTGGAGAAGAAATGAAGAGAAAAGAACAAAGAACCAAAGGTGCAGTGGAAGAAATTCAAAATGCCATAGGGCTTGAAAATACGATTCATCGAATAGAAGCTTACGATATTTCAAATACTCAAGGCATAGAATCGGTAGGATCCATGGTTGTATTTGAAGATGGAAAACCAAAAAGAAGTGATTATCGAAAGTTTAAGATTAAGTCTGTTTTAGGCCCCAACGATTATGCCAGCATGGAAGAGGTTATCAGAAGACGATTTACCCATGCTTTAGAAGAGCTTAAAGTATTAAAAGAAAAAGGATTAACAGTAGAGGAAGGCAAATTTACAAAGCTCCCTCAGCTGATCCTAATTGATGGAGGCAAAGGACAAGTTCATGCGGCACAAAAAGTATTGGACGAACTGAATATTTCCATCCCTGTTTGCGGAATGGTAAAAGACGATAAACACAGAACCAGGGGACTTCTCTATCATGACGAAGAAATAGGACCGCCTCCGGGGACTGAAGGGTTTAAACTCATTACCCGTATACAGGATGAAGCCCATCGCTTTGCTATTGAATACCACAGAAAATTAAGAAGCAAAGCCCAGATTCAGTCAGTGCTGGATGAGATACCGGGAGTAGGGACTGTAAGGAAAAAAGCACTTCTTGAACATTTTGGAAGTGTGCAAAGATTAAAAGAAGCATCTCTTGAAGAAATTCAGCAAGTGGAAGGCATACCCGATAGTATCGCAGAGCAAATTTTTAGTTTTTTTCACCAAAGATAG
- the uvrA gene encoding excinuclease ABC subunit UvrA: MSTNKIVIKGAKEHNLKNINLEIPRDKFVVFTGLSGSGKSSLAFDTIYAEGQRRYVESLSAYARQFLGQMEKPNVDLIEGLSPAISIDQKTTSRNPRSTVGTVTEIYDYLRLLFARIGVPHCPKCGKEIKRQTLDQIVDHIMALPPRTKIQLLAPVVKGRKGEHVKVLENAKKSGFVRVRVDGIIYELSEEIKLEKNKKHSIEIVVDRLVVKEDMAKRLSDSIETVMNLSNGLLLVDVIGGEELVFSQNFACPDCGISIDEIEPRMFSFNTPYGACPACTGLGFQMKIDPELIVPNPDLSILEGAISAPGWNAIDNPESYGHSFFKSLAKHYQFELSTPFKDLDEEIKDIILYGSKGEKIKVEYKTAHGQGSYMYVFEGIIPNIHRKYSETSSEFMKQEYENYMTNIPCPVCSGTRLKPEALAVRVGGKNIAEVTNMSIIELQKFFNSMEISDRQRLIGEQILKEIHARIGFLIDVGLDYLTLSRQAGTLSGGEAQRIRLATQIGSGLVGVVYILDEPSIGLHQRDNEKLIKTLEHLRDLGNTLIVVEHDEDTMFAADYIVDIGPKAGAHGGEVVCAGTVQEIMACPESETGAYLSGRKKIEVPKERRKPNGNWLIVKGARENNLKNIDVKIPLGVFTCVTGVSGSGKSSFVNEILLKRLARDLNRAKEKPGLHDDLIGIEHLDKVISIDQSPIGRTPRSNPATYTGVFDDIREVFANTQEAKMRGYQKGRFSFNVKGGRCEACHGDGILKIEMHFLPDVYVPCEVCHGKRYNRDTLDVHYKGKSIADVLDMTVEEALEFFENHPKIKRKLETLNDVGLSYMKLGQPSTTLSGGEAQRVKLATELSKRSTGRTMYILDEPTTGLHFADVHKLIEILQKLAEGGNSILVIEHNLDVIKTADYIIDLGPEGGDRGGEVIATGTPEEVALVEGSYTGKFLKKVLSK, from the coding sequence ATGTCAACGAATAAAATTGTCATTAAAGGAGCAAAGGAACACAATTTAAAAAATATTAATTTAGAAATTCCAAGAGATAAATTTGTAGTATTCACAGGATTAAGTGGTTCCGGAAAATCCTCTTTGGCTTTTGACACCATTTATGCAGAAGGGCAGAGAAGATATGTCGAGTCCCTTTCTGCTTATGCAAGGCAGTTTTTAGGACAGATGGAAAAGCCCAATGTGGATCTCATCGAAGGGTTATCTCCGGCCATTTCCATTGACCAAAAGACCACCAGCAGAAACCCAAGATCTACAGTAGGTACCGTAACAGAGATCTATGATTATCTAAGACTCTTATTTGCCAGAATAGGGGTACCCCATTGTCCGAAATGCGGAAAAGAAATCAAAAGACAGACCCTGGACCAGATCGTAGATCATATTATGGCGCTGCCCCCAAGAACGAAGATCCAGCTACTGGCTCCTGTTGTCAAAGGAAGAAAAGGTGAACATGTTAAGGTTCTGGAAAATGCAAAAAAGAGTGGATTTGTACGGGTAAGAGTTGACGGCATCATCTATGAACTTTCCGAGGAAATTAAGTTGGAAAAAAACAAAAAACACTCTATTGAAATCGTCGTAGACAGATTGGTTGTTAAAGAGGACATGGCAAAGAGGTTAAGCGATTCCATAGAAACGGTTATGAATCTTTCCAATGGTCTGCTATTGGTAGATGTAATCGGGGGAGAAGAACTTGTGTTCAGTCAAAACTTTGCCTGTCCGGATTGTGGAATCAGTATCGATGAAATAGAGCCGAGGATGTTTTCTTTTAACACACCTTATGGCGCTTGTCCAGCTTGTACAGGCCTTGGCTTTCAGATGAAAATAGATCCTGAACTGATTGTTCCGAATCCTGATTTGAGCATTCTGGAAGGGGCTATTAGTGCCCCTGGATGGAATGCTATAGACAATCCCGAAAGTTATGGACATAGTTTCTTCAAGTCTTTGGCTAAGCATTATCAATTTGAATTAAGTACTCCTTTTAAAGATTTGGATGAAGAGATTAAAGATATTATTTTATATGGTTCCAAAGGAGAAAAGATTAAAGTAGAATATAAGACAGCCCATGGCCAAGGTTCCTATATGTATGTCTTTGAAGGCATTATTCCTAACATTCATAGAAAATATTCTGAAACCTCTTCAGAATTTATGAAGCAAGAATATGAAAACTATATGACCAATATTCCTTGTCCTGTATGTTCCGGAACCAGACTAAAGCCGGAAGCCTTAGCTGTACGGGTAGGCGGAAAGAATATTGCTGAAGTGACGAACATGTCCATCATAGAATTGCAAAAGTTCTTTAATTCCATGGAGATTAGTGATAGACAAAGACTGATTGGAGAACAGATTTTAAAAGAAATTCATGCAAGAATTGGATTTTTGATTGATGTTGGATTAGATTATCTGACCCTTTCAAGACAAGCAGGGACGCTCTCGGGAGGAGAGGCTCAGAGAATCAGACTGGCCACTCAAATTGGCTCAGGGTTAGTAGGCGTTGTATATATTCTGGACGAACCAAGCATCGGTCTTCATCAACGGGATAATGAAAAACTCATCAAAACCTTGGAACACTTAAGAGATTTAGGCAATACCCTTATCGTTGTTGAACACGATGAAGACACCATGTTTGCAGCCGATTATATCGTGGATATAGGCCCTAAGGCAGGTGCTCACGGAGGAGAAGTGGTTTGTGCCGGAACGGTTCAGGAAATTATGGCTTGTCCTGAATCTGAAACTGGTGCATATCTTAGCGGAAGAAAAAAAATAGAGGTACCCAAAGAAAGAAGAAAGCCCAACGGCAACTGGCTAATTGTAAAAGGGGCCAGAGAAAATAACTTAAAGAATATTGACGTGAAGATACCTTTAGGGGTATTTACCTGTGTGACTGGGGTTTCAGGTTCAGGCAAAAGTTCGTTTGTAAATGAAATTTTGCTTAAAAGACTGGCAAGGGATTTAAACAGAGCTAAAGAAAAACCAGGACTTCATGATGATCTTATAGGTATTGAACATTTGGATAAGGTCATCAGCATCGACCAGTCTCCGATCGGCAGAACTCCAAGATCTAATCCTGCCACCTATACCGGAGTATTTGATGATATAAGAGAAGTATTTGCCAATACTCAGGAAGCAAAGATGAGAGGCTATCAAAAGGGGCGCTTCAGCTTCAATGTAAAAGGCGGAAGATGTGAGGCTTGTCACGGAGACGGGATTTTAAAAATCGAAATGCATTTCCTGCCAGATGTATATGTACCCTGTGAGGTTTGCCATGGTAAACGTTATAACAGGGATACTCTGGATGTGCATTATAAAGGAAAGTCTATTGCAGATGTTCTGGACATGACAGTGGAAGAAGCATTGGAGTTTTTTGAAAATCATCCTAAGATTAAAAGAAAGCTTGAAACTTTAAATGATGTAGGCTTGTCCTATATGAAGCTGGGACAACCTTCTACTACCCTTTCAGGAGGGGAAGCCCAAAGGGTAAAATTGGCAACAGAATTAAGTAAAAGAAGTACGGGAAGAACCATGTATATCCTGGATGAACCAACTACAGGACTTCATTTTGCCGATGTTCATAAGCTTATAGAAATATTACAGAAGCTGGCAGAGGGAGGCAACTCTATTTTGGTGATCGAGCATAATCTGGATGTGATTAAAACGGCAGATTATATCATTGATTTAGGGCCTGAAGGTGGAGACAGAGGAGGAGAAGTGATTGCCACAGGAACTCCTGAAGAAGTTGCTTTGGTAGAAGGCTCTTACACCGGTAAATTCTTAAAAAAGGTATTAAGCAAATGA
- a CDS encoding copper amine oxidase N-terminal domain-containing protein: MVNNRKKRMVALATTAVLLSSSAIYAAPTTKTLKATFNGIRISYNGQIKTDEKEPFIVDNTTYVPLRMVAELVGKTVKWDAQNKQIIITDNGSSTTSNALYEQAQQQISTLTAQLAQKSLEIAQLKQEKTALEEQIKTLQNSKSSSKNKDLSDLEDQIIEDYEEYKNIEFDIQLSGNSSKISLKIKVDLDDYKRAWNKLTQKDIQNYIEDICDDIWDTYDSAKIEGYIYDTDSRDYLVEFKSDSKKKLKFTFDNVSDTLEDLEKDLYSYYKDYLSGIRLSSIELSGDRDDIVYEVRIDYSEYKDEWKALSDSEITRLMSKIYNEIEDEFRDADIEGYIYTKSNKDLMFKYYRSSSGSDRYDRYNP, translated from the coding sequence ATGGTCAATAACAGAAAAAAGCGTATGGTGGCATTGGCAACAACTGCTGTATTGTTATCTTCCAGTGCAATTTATGCCGCTCCCACAACCAAAACGTTAAAAGCTACGTTTAATGGTATTAGAATCAGCTACAACGGTCAGATTAAAACAGATGAAAAAGAACCGTTTATTGTAGATAATACTACATATGTTCCTCTCAGAATGGTGGCAGAATTAGTTGGAAAAACTGTAAAATGGGATGCGCAAAATAAGCAAATTATCATTACGGATAATGGTTCTTCTACTACTTCTAATGCTTTATATGAGCAGGCACAGCAACAGATCTCCACTTTAACAGCTCAATTGGCTCAAAAAAGCCTTGAAATAGCTCAATTAAAGCAGGAAAAAACCGCTTTGGAGGAGCAAATTAAAACTTTACAAAACAGTAAGTCAAGTTCAAAAAATAAAGATTTATCTGATCTGGAAGATCAGATCATAGAAGACTATGAAGAATATAAAAACATTGAGTTTGACATCCAGCTAAGCGGTAATTCAAGCAAAATCAGCTTAAAGATCAAAGTGGATCTGGATGACTACAAGAGAGCATGGAACAAGTTAACTCAAAAAGATATTCAAAACTATATAGAAGACATTTGTGACGATATCTGGGATACTTATGACTCCGCAAAAATAGAAGGTTATATTTATGATACAGATTCACGTGACTATCTTGTGGAATTTAAGAGCGATTCCAAGAAAAAGCTTAAATTTACCTTCGATAATGTTTCAGATACATTAGAAGACTTAGAAAAAGATCTGTATTCTTATTACAAAGACTATTTGTCAGGTATTCGTCTCTCATCCATTGAACTAAGCGGAGACAGAGATGACATCGTATATGAAGTGAGAATAGACTATAGCGAATACAAAGATGAGTGGAAAGCATTGTCGGATTCTGAAATCACAAGACTTATGTCTAAAATTTATAACGAAATAGAAGATGAGTTCCGGGATGCTGACATTGAAGGATATATCTACACCAAATCCAACAAAGATCTAATGTTTAAATATTATCGCAGTTCTTCCGGCAGCGATAGATATGACCGATATAATCCATAA